Proteins found in one Salvia splendens isolate huo1 chromosome 10, SspV2, whole genome shotgun sequence genomic segment:
- the LOC121750477 gene encoding protein TIC 62, chloroplastic-like, with amino-acid sequence MAPNSLTLSPSIDLPLPVKPPTQTSPSLPFFPFRTLNSPYSPRNLKRKPTLAASVPRSNAFTEQVIQSDTNQTSLSSSKLVLVVGGTGGVGQLVVASLLDRNIRARLLLRNPEKAITLFGEQDEEKLQVRKGDTRNPEDLDPSIFEGVTHVICCTGTTAFPSKRWDGDNTPERTDWEGVRNLVSALPSSLKRIILVSSVGVTKFNELPWSIMNLFGVLKYKKMGEDFVRNSGCPYSIIRPGRLTDGPYTSYDLNTLLQATAGERRAVVIGQGDKLVGEVSRLVVAEACVQALDIDFTQGQIYEINSVQGEGPGKDPRKWEQLFKAATSN; translated from the exons ATGGCGCCCAACAGCCTCACACTCTCTCCCTCCATTGATCTCCCACTTCCAGTAAAACCTCCCACACAAacctctccctccctccctttTTTTCCTTTCCGGACTCTCAATTCTCCGTATTCTCCTCGCAACTTGAAGAGAAAGCCAACACTAGCAGCTTCCGTGCCCCGCTCAAACGCTTTTACCGAACAAGTTATTCAATCCGACACAAACCAAACTAGCCTTTCCTCCTCCAAGCTTGTCCTCGTTGTTGGAGGCACCGGTGGCGTGG GGCAATTGGTTGTAGCATCACTGCTCGATCGGAATATTAGAGCACGGCTTTTACTCCGGAATCCGGAGAAGGCCATCACTCTCTTTGGTGAGCAAGATGAGGAAAAACTGCAG GTGCGGAAAGGTGACACGCGGAACCCAGAGGATTTGGATCCTTCGATATTTGAG GGTGTTACACATGTTATATGCTGCACTGGAACAACAGCCTTTCCATCTAAGAGATGGGATGGAGACAACACACCTGAAAGAACAG ACTGGGAGGGCGTGAGAAATCTTGTGTCAGCATTGCCCTCATCATTGAAAAGAATCATTCTTGTTTCTTCAGTTGGAGTCACCAAGTTCAATGAACTTCCATGGAG CATCATGAACCTTTTTGGTGTTCTAAAATACAAGAAAATGGGGGAGGACTTTGTTCGTAATTCTGGCTGTCCATATTCTATAATCAG ACCAGGTAGGTTAACAGATGGACCCTACACATCTTATGACCTGAATACTTTACTCCAGGCCACTGCTGGGGAACGCCGAGCAGTTGTTATTGGCCAAG GGGATAAACTAGTCGGGGAGGTAAGTAGACTTGTCGTAGCAGAGGCTTGTGTGCAGGCGTTGGACATCGACTTCACTCAAGGCCAGATCTACGAAATCAACTCAGTCCAG GGGGAAGGACCTGGAAAGGATCCCAGAAAGTGGGAACAGCTATTCAAAGCTGCAACTTCAAACTGA